One Micromonospora sp. WMMD1120 genomic region harbors:
- a CDS encoding DUF948 domain-containing protein, producing the protein MGDIGAIAALIAASAFAVLVLILTLPILRLRHTVDATTRMINDLNDRTGPLLGDVNTTVRNVNTALEQVQTSLDGVNLQLAKVDTMTSHAQNVTANIANLAAVVSAAAANPLVKVAAFGYSVRKAAAGRRRAETEREVRDTIKQQRRAARRGER; encoded by the coding sequence GTGGGCGACATTGGAGCGATCGCGGCGCTGATCGCGGCGAGCGCGTTCGCGGTGCTGGTGCTCATCCTGACGCTGCCCATCCTGCGGTTGCGGCACACGGTCGACGCCACCACTCGCATGATCAACGACCTCAACGACCGGACGGGGCCGCTGCTCGGCGACGTGAACACCACGGTGCGCAACGTCAACACCGCACTGGAGCAGGTGCAGACCTCGCTGGACGGTGTGAACCTCCAACTGGCGAAGGTCGACACGATGACCAGCCACGCGCAGAACGTCACCGCCAACATCGCCAACCTGGCCGCTGTCGTCTCGGCCGCCGCCGCCAACCCGCTGGTCAAGGTGGCGGCGTTCGGCTACAGCGTGCGCAAGGCCGCCGCTGGTCGGCGGCGCGCCGAGACCGAGCGTGAGGTGCGCGACACCATCAAGCAGCAGCGTCGGGCCGCGCGGCGCGGCGAGCGCTGA